In a single window of the Paenibacillus sp. MMS20-IR301 genome:
- a CDS encoding DUF6063 family protein encodes MSYSLEQVQQASRLFFDLLRRKVISLDDPAAAECLQDTAAYDALQYVAKEAGCRIMNSGHRLHLLVSPIGSGFASNFTQLRNKYSRIERKTHLHIINVVILVFLAEMDQDDQHFKPGQDSMSYIQLADQVSVILQTWMDMDGDGSFSKQWRLDIQAMHRVWASLFMQTKSQEDGDSLTRGAGSRIGLIHEGMKLLEEEHLVFISENEKRIFPREELYERMRYLYHDVDRYKELKTLIGRTLSGKEDEAHAAH; translated from the coding sequence ATGAGTTATTCGTTAGAGCAAGTACAACAGGCTTCAAGGCTGTTCTTCGATCTGCTGCGCCGGAAAGTCATTTCCCTGGATGATCCTGCAGCGGCAGAATGCCTGCAAGATACGGCTGCTTATGATGCCCTGCAATATGTAGCCAAAGAAGCCGGCTGCCGGATTATGAACTCCGGTCACCGTCTTCATTTGCTGGTCAGTCCGATCGGTTCCGGCTTCGCCAGCAACTTCACCCAGCTGCGCAATAAATATTCGCGGATCGAGCGTAAGACACATCTGCATATCATTAATGTGGTTATTCTGGTCTTCCTCGCCGAAATGGATCAGGATGATCAGCACTTCAAGCCGGGCCAGGACAGCATGTCCTATATTCAGCTTGCGGATCAGGTGTCCGTCATCCTGCAGACCTGGATGGATATGGACGGGGACGGCAGCTTCAGCAAGCAGTGGCGGCTGGATATCCAGGCTATGCACCGGGTATGGGCCAGCCTTTTCATGCAGACCAAAAGCCAGGAGGACGGTGATTCGCTGACTCGCGGTGCCGGTTCCCGGATCGGCCTGATTCACGAAGGGATGAAGCTGCTGGAGGAAGAGCATCTCGTGTTCATCTCGGAGAATGAGAAACGGATTTTCCCCCGGGAGGAGCTGTATGAGCGGATGCGTTATCTCTATCATGATGTGGACCGTTATAAAGAGCTGAAGACACTGATTGGCCGGACACTAAGCGGGAAGGAGGATGAAGCCCATGCCGCGCATTGA
- a CDS encoding GNAT family protein — MDTQQLEGSVVTLVPLKEEHRPELVKLLIDPLIWEYTWRKISTSQQAHQLIDTAMVNQAMGTDIPYAVIDRASGRIAGSTRIMHLDYTHRNAEIGGTWISPEYWRTPVNTESKSLLLHHCFEDLNLIRVNFSIVSDNLRSQRAIERIGAVREGILRKQRLTAGGAALDNALYSIIDDEWPAVKDNLHYLLNVKYK, encoded by the coding sequence ATGGACACACAGCAACTGGAGGGCAGCGTGGTTACGCTGGTTCCCCTGAAGGAAGAGCATCGTCCGGAACTGGTCAAGCTGCTTATTGATCCGCTGATCTGGGAATATACCTGGAGGAAGATCAGCACATCCCAGCAAGCCCATCAGTTAATAGATACCGCAATGGTTAATCAGGCTATGGGTACGGATATACCTTATGCTGTAATAGACCGGGCTTCGGGCCGGATCGCCGGCTCTACGCGGATAATGCATCTGGATTATACCCACCGCAATGCAGAGATCGGCGGCACCTGGATTTCCCCGGAATACTGGAGAACACCGGTGAATACCGAATCCAAGTCGCTGCTGCTGCATCATTGTTTCGAGGATCTGAACCTGATCCGGGTAAACTTCTCCATTGTCAGTGACAATCTGCGGTCGCAGCGGGCGATTGAACGGATTGGTGCTGTCAGGGAAGGCATCCTGCGCAAGCAGCGGTTAACCGCAGGCGGTGCTGCACTGGACAATGCGCTGTATAGTATCATTGATGACGAGTGGCCAGCGGTAAAAGACAATCTGCACTATTTGCTTAACGTCAAATATAAATAA
- the thrS gene encoding threonine--tRNA ligase, translating to MEIQVTLPDGTNRRYSHNTTIAQVAESISASLRKNAVAGRIGGRLVGLDHRIDRDSLVEIILADSSDGLAILRHSTAHLLAQAIKRIYGEKNVKLGIGPVIEDGFYYDIDIARPLSSEDLAAVEREMQSIIAENLPIIRRVVSYNEAVERFAQLEEPLKLELLRDLPKDEEISIYEQGEFSDLCRGPHLASTGRIKAFKLLSVAGAYWKGNADNQVLQRIYGTAFLKQAQLDEHLHRLEEAKKRDHRKLGKELGLFMFSEEAPGMPFYLPKGMFIRTELENFSREMQRQSGYEEVRTPLMMNNRLWEQSGHWDHYKDEMYFTKVDETSYALKPMNCPGHMLIFKNSLRSYRELPLRIAEYGQCHRHESSGALNGMMRVRTFCQDDAHLFVLPEQIGEEIGLILELIDRIYKVFGFSYKVELSTRPADYMGDEALWDQAEQSLERILQRSGLDYRINPGDGAFYGPKIDFHVLDALKRSWQCGTIQLDFQMPEKFDLTYIGEDNAKHRPVVIHRAVFGSIDRFMGILTEHFSGAFPLWLSPVQAKLLPVAEVHAGYAFEVKKLMQSAGLRVEVDLRSEKLGYKIREAQLEKVPYTLVLGDQEQNSGTVSVRSRAEQALVSLSVQELIQQMAGQIAART from the coding sequence ATGGAGATTCAAGTAACTTTGCCGGATGGAACTAATAGGAGGTATTCGCATAACACCACGATTGCGCAGGTTGCTGAGTCGATAAGCGCCAGTCTGCGGAAGAATGCGGTAGCCGGCCGGATCGGCGGCAGGCTCGTTGGCCTTGATCACAGGATTGACCGGGACAGCCTCGTTGAAATTATATTGGCGGACAGCAGTGACGGACTAGCGATTCTCAGACATAGCACAGCCCATCTGCTGGCCCAGGCGATAAAGCGGATTTATGGGGAGAAGAATGTAAAGCTGGGGATCGGTCCGGTCATCGAGGATGGATTCTACTACGATATAGATATTGCCCGGCCGTTATCCTCCGAAGATCTAGCTGCGGTAGAACGCGAGATGCAGTCCATCATTGCCGAGAACCTGCCGATTATCCGCCGGGTTGTCAGCTATAATGAAGCCGTGGAACGGTTCGCGCAGCTGGAGGAGCCGCTGAAGCTCGAACTGCTCCGTGATCTGCCGAAGGATGAAGAGATCAGCATCTATGAGCAGGGGGAATTCTCCGATCTGTGCCGCGGGCCGCATCTGGCCTCCACAGGCAGGATCAAGGCATTCAAGCTGCTTAGTGTAGCCGGAGCCTACTGGAAGGGAAATGCGGATAATCAGGTTCTCCAGCGGATATATGGTACTGCCTTCTTGAAGCAGGCGCAGCTCGATGAGCATCTGCACAGGCTGGAGGAAGCGAAGAAACGGGATCACCGCAAGCTAGGCAAGGAGCTGGGGCTGTTCATGTTCTCGGAGGAAGCGCCGGGAATGCCGTTTTATTTGCCGAAAGGAATGTTTATCCGCACTGAGCTGGAGAATTTCTCCCGTGAAATGCAGCGGCAGAGCGGCTACGAGGAGGTCCGTACTCCGCTGATGATGAACAACCGGCTGTGGGAGCAATCCGGACACTGGGATCATTACAAAGACGAGATGTATTTCACTAAGGTTGATGAAACAAGCTATGCGCTGAAGCCGATGAACTGTCCCGGCCATATGCTGATCTTCAAGAACAGCCTGCGCTCCTACCGGGAGCTGCCGCTCCGTATTGCCGAGTACGGGCAGTGTCACCGCCATGAATCCTCCGGTGCGCTGAACGGGATGATGCGGGTCCGCACATTCTGCCAGGATGATGCCCATCTGTTTGTGCTGCCGGAGCAGATCGGGGAGGAGATCGGTCTTATTCTGGAGCTGATTGACCGGATCTATAAAGTGTTCGGGTTCAGCTACAAGGTAGAATTGTCCACTCGTCCGGCTGACTACATGGGGGATGAAGCATTATGGGATCAGGCGGAGCAGTCCCTGGAACGGATTTTGCAGCGAAGCGGGCTGGATTACCGGATTAACCCCGGGGATGGAGCCTTTTATGGGCCGAAAATTGATTTTCATGTCCTGGATGCCTTGAAAAGAAGCTGGCAATGCGGTACAATCCAACTGGATTTCCAGATGCCTGAGAAGTTCGATCTTACTTATATCGGTGAGGACAATGCGAAACATCGTCCGGTGGTTATTCACCGCGCGGTATTCGGCTCGATCGACCGGTTCATGGGTATTCTTACAGAGCATTTCAGCGGGGCATTCCCGCTATGGCTGTCTCCTGTACAAGCCAAACTGCTCCCCGTGGCCGAGGTTCATGCCGGTTATGCCTTTGAGGTCAAGAAACTGATGCAGTCCGCAGGACTGCGTGTGGAGGTCGATCTGCGGAGCGAGAAGCTGGGATACAAAATCCGTGAAGCCCAGCTAGAGAAAGTGCCTTATACTCTGGTGCTTGGAGACCAGGAGCAGAATTCCGGTACGGTCTCGGTGAGAAGCCGTGCGGAGCAGGCGCTGGTGTCTCTGAGTGTACAGGAGCTTATTCAGCAGATGGCCGGTCAGATCGCTGCCCGGACATAA
- a CDS encoding HAD family hydrolase produces the protein MNDSLQHILFDLDGTLTDPKEGITRCVEYALNKFGIAVEHPDLLIPYIGPPLYDSFIEIQGFTAEAAQQAVDYYRERYRTVGMFENSVIPGIPKLLKDLSDQGFSLYVATSKPTVFAEQILAHYGLEGYFKFTAGSNLDGTRSKKREVIQYVLDENSIPAAQALMIGDREHDIIGAKSCGVTSIGVLIGYGSEEELSAAGADHIASSVDKVGDIISRIDVNYANR, from the coding sequence GTGAATGATAGCTTGCAGCATATTTTATTTGACCTTGACGGTACTTTGACCGATCCCAAGGAAGGGATCACCAGATGCGTAGAATATGCGCTGAATAAGTTTGGCATTGCCGTGGAGCATCCGGATCTGCTGATACCGTATATCGGACCGCCGCTCTATGATTCTTTCATTGAAATTCAGGGCTTCACTGCGGAGGCAGCACAGCAGGCAGTGGATTATTACCGCGAACGTTACCGGACTGTGGGCATGTTCGAGAACAGCGTGATTCCCGGGATTCCCAAGCTGCTGAAGGACCTTTCAGATCAAGGGTTCAGCCTGTATGTAGCCACTTCCAAGCCTACGGTATTTGCCGAGCAGATTCTTGCTCATTACGGGCTGGAAGGTTATTTCAAATTCACAGCAGGCAGTAATCTGGACGGAACCCGGTCGAAGAAGCGGGAAGTGATTCAGTACGTGCTGGATGAGAATTCTATTCCCGCAGCACAGGCGCTGATGATCGGGGACCGGGAGCATGATATTATCGGGGCAAAAAGCTGCGGTGTGACGTCCATCGGGGTCTTGATCGGATATGGTTCGGAAGAGGAGCTGTCTGCTGCCGGAGCAGATCATATTGCGTCTTCAGTGGATAAAGTGGGGGATATTATTTCACGTATTGATGTGAATTATGCTAACAGATAA
- a CDS encoding DUF6803 family protein: MNMTHYMSLLADNQPWNLILFMAIPVIFAETITVTEFIILFTKKLNGPLRAFNRVCSILAGLYFTGVFLYLFPTAFIPLTANGEWHTWVDVVAVSFYLSGVLFLLPLALLDLGLIARNRSEESKLKLHFLLISGFLVVAHIAMIFGMVNPEIMGGMAGMNH, from the coding sequence ATGAACATGACGCATTATATGTCCCTGCTGGCGGACAATCAGCCCTGGAATCTGATTCTCTTCATGGCGATTCCCGTAATTTTTGCCGAGACGATCACCGTAACCGAGTTTATCATTCTGTTCACGAAGAAGCTGAACGGACCGCTCAGAGCCTTCAACCGGGTATGCAGTATTCTTGCCGGATTATACTTCACCGGAGTTTTCTTATACCTATTCCCTACCGCCTTCATTCCGCTCACCGCCAATGGGGAATGGCATACGTGGGTGGATGTGGTTGCAGTAAGCTTTTACTTAAGCGGAGTCCTCTTCCTACTGCCATTAGCACTGCTGGACCTCGGACTGATCGCCCGGAACCGCAGTGAGGAAAGCAAGCTGAAGCTGCACTTCCTGCTGATCAGCGGCTTCCTGGTCGTTGCTCACATCGCTATGATCTTCGGAATGGTCAATCCGGAAATCATGGGCGGGATGGCCGGGATGAACCACTAG